GACCCTCACGTATAACGGGGAGATCTACAATTACCGTGACTTAAGGCGGGACCTGCTCCGGCGCGGATACCGATTTCGCACTGAGTCGGATACGGAAGTACTTTGCAAGGCATTTGCTTGTTGGGGGATTGATAGCGTCAAACGTCTGCGGGGAATGTTTGCTTTCGCAATCTACGATCAAAAGACCGCGACAGCGTTCCTTGTCAGAGATCGGCTCGGAGTCAAACCGCTATATTACGCTTGCGTGGATAATGGGTTTGTCTTTGCCTCACAACCCTCAGCCATCCTGCAGTGGCCTAGGGTCCGCGCGAAGCTCGATCCGGTCGGATTATCAAGCTTTCTCTCCTACCGCGCCGTTTTCGGCGAGAGGACGTTGTTTGCAGATGTTCGGAAGCTGCAACCTGGAACCTGGCTGAAAATCACGGCTCAATCGCACGAGCAGACGTGTTGGTCGGATCCTGCCTACCTCGATGATGGTGGCGATTGCGATTCTCTTGAAACCTTGATTGGCAGCGCCGTGGAGGAACATTTGCTGCCCCACACTCCAGTCGCGGCGCTGCTTTCCGGAGGGCTCGACTCCAGTATCTTGGCTTTCGAGCTTTCAAGGCACTCGTCGCAAAAGCCGACGTGCTTTACTGGAATTGTAAGCAACGATGTGTACGATGAAAGCCCTTATGCTGTCGAGCTCGCGAAATCCCTCAAGCTCGCCCATATCTTGGTCCGGCTGCCTGGGGCAACGAGCCTGGATGTCGTTAAGCGCCTTACCGCATTACGCGGTCATCCAGTCGGCATGCACAACGAAGCTGCAATGTATTTGCTCGCGCGGGCGGTCGGCCACTCTCACAAGGTCCTCCTTACCGGCGAAGGTGCCGACGAGCTGTTCCTTGGATATAGCCGGATCTTCAGATTGCCCCTCGACCTTCCGCGACAGGCGCTGTTGGCCGCCTTGCCAGATGTCATTGGCCGCCGGGCGCGACGTCATCTCGGCCTTCCCAAGTTCAAAGCGAGCGAATTCAAGCTCTTTCTTACGCGGTACACTTACTTTCCCCAAGTCGAGAAGCTGGAGCTGGCGACACCGGCATGGAGAAAGAAGATCGGTCACGATGGGGGGCTGATCGATTGGATGAACAATGCCTACCATTCAGGCGGCGCCACCCCGGTCGAGCGCATAAGGCAATTCTTTGTACGTCATCATCTACCGGCGCCGCTTGAAATGGTCGACAACACCACAATGGCGGCGGGCGTGGAGTCTCGCGTTCCCTTCACAGACCATCGAATCGTTGCGCTAGCTCTGCGCATGTCGTTCTCAGAGCATCTGCGTTGGAAACACGCCTTCGCCCCGTTTCAGGCGGCCCTCCAACCCATTGCGAAATTTAGCGAAACGCTCGACGTCTCCAAGGCCGCGCTGCGCTCCCTTTACAGAGATCGTCTAGCGGCAAGTGTGATTACAAGAAAAAAGCTCGGGTTTCCGCTGCCTCGCCGCAATGAGCGCTCAACGCGTTGTCAACATTTGGGCCCGGGACAGAGAGGGTCATCTTCTGACAGAGCTGTATCACGCCATGTGCGAGGAGCCATGGTTTGGCGTTGCTTGCTCACGTCAGGCTCCCGATGGATCTCCACTTATCGCGAGCACCCTTGCGCTTTCGGCTGTCATGGCCGAACACGAACGAAGTGCAGACCTGTCGTTTGTTCTCGCCGATTGCGGCGCGGCTAATCGGAGCGGTTCGCCCGACGCCGTGTACTACGATGGGCCCTATCCAATCGGCGCTGGTATGCACGGAGGGCTTTCGGCGCACGAGCTGTCTTCATTATGCGTCCTTGCTGGCAATGCCTTTAGAAGCGGAGTTGTTGCTGCCCCAACCAGCATCGTTGATCTGGTACCGACGATCCTTTTCAGCTTGGGATTGCCGCTACCGTCGACGGTGCGCGGCCGTATCATCGATGAAGCTTTGCAAGATCGCGAGGACAGAGGCCAGTGTGATGTCGAAGATGCGAGCGTCTCAATTGCGTCTTCAGTGCGCCGGTCAACTGTCTTCCGGGAGCTTTACCGACAACGTGACGGGAGCGGCCGTAACACGGCTGGCGCAGGTTGAGAATGATAAACCTGGCGCTAATCCGCGCAATTGAAAGCCTGAACCACGGACCATTTGACCTATGTATCAAGGAAAGCGCTGGGAGTTTGTTCGGTCGAACATCGAAGAAGCCATTGCGTCGAGCCGATTTCGGCCACGCGAAAAACTTCCGAACGACGTAGAGCTTGCTCTCGAATATGGTGTCAACCGGCACACCGTAAGATCCGCCATTCGGGCACTCGAGCAGGAGGGACTGCTCCGCGTCGAGCAGGGGAGAGGCACTTTCGTTGTCGAACATCCAAGGCCCTATCTGCTCTCCCCTCAAACCCGGCTGACCGATAATCTCATCTCGCAAGGCCGCTTGGCGGGTCGTAAGATCCTGTCTGCTGCAACGATAAAGGCAGACGAGCGGCTCGCCGGCTACTTTGATTTGCAAGCTCGTGACGATGTGCTGCGCATCGACACTGAGTTATCAGGACGAGATCCCAATCGTCATTGCGCACCGCTACTTTCCGGCGAAACGCACTCCCGGACTGCTGGACAAGTTCTCGGGCGCCAACTCGATCTCGACAGCTCTCAGGCGTATTGGAATGGAAGACTACTCGCAGCAATGGGTGACGATAAGTGCGCGTCTGCCCTCTGCGCAGGAGGCGCGCCTCCTTGAAATGTCGACTTCAGCACGAGTCTTCGTCAAAGAGAGCCTTGATTGCTCCGGCCGTATTCCGATCAAATTTGGCGAGAATGTACTGTGCGCACCGAGAACCAGCTTCAGGTTCGACTTTAAAGAGATGAGTTCCGCGGAGCAGTCGCTTGCAGGAAAGCCTCGAACCGGAAAAGCGCAAGCGAGGAAGTGGAAAACATCTGCCTCTGTGAAGGTCTAGGTGCCGTCCCATTTCTCCGTCAACGCGGCTGGAGCGAAATAACTGTTTCGCTAGCACCTTTGCTCGTGGGGGTGTGTTTCACGCGTCAGGCCCGGACGAGCTGCTCGCGTTTCGCTGAGGCACTCGGAGGCCGCGTTGGTTGCGACCCCATCAAGCTTGCGGGTCTTGGCATCGTTACGCGGCCAGTGTCAGAGGCCGCGGCGCAGGTCGTGAAGAGGCGCCGCGTCAAATCTTCTGTGATCGTGGGCGGTTGGATCAAACGTCGGCTTTTGCGAAGATGCGCTCGGCGGTATGCAGATCTTCCGCATCATCGATTTCGTACCACCTGAGATCATCGCATCTCACGGCAGCAAGCAGCAGGCCTTGCCTTTCCACGAGATAGGAAAGAAGCTCCTCGGTGTAGGCCTGGGTAGCTCCGGCCTTGATCATATCGTCTAGGGCCGGAACGACCTCTGTCCGCAGAGTAGACGCGGACAGGCGTAACAGATTCATCGTCTTGTAAAGAGGCGGGCCATCCGTGATGAGATTTCTCGCTGTTTGTTGCAAGCGAAATTCTGAAATGAAGCCGAGATTGGACAATAGGACCGCTGACCCCTGCATCAGCTCACCGAACGGAGCGACAGCAGCCGCGTCTGGCTCTTCACTGATGAGCAGCTGCCGCAATACGTTTTCCTCGAAGAAGACGTCGCCCTCAAGAAGCAGGTGGTCCCCGGAAACGAGCGCGTCACGCGCCAGCCAGAGCGAATAGGCGCTCCCAGTACGGTCGTAAACGGGGGATTCGATGTATTTGATCGCAACACCGCCAAACCGGCTGCCGCAAGCTTCTTGGATCTTCTCTTTGCGATACCCGACAACAATCGTCACCTGTTCCACGCCGACACGCCCAAGGTTATGTAGCGCGTTGTGCAGGATGGCAGTGCCATGGATTTGGACTAACGGTTTCGGGTTTAGATCCGTTAGCGGTCGCAGTCGAGAGCCCACTCCGGCGGCGAGAATGAGAGCATGCTTGGGAGCATTCAGAGGCATTTCATTCGCCTTCTTCATCCCCAGTTTCGCTCCCCGAGCATCGTGAACGCCTCTGTTCAGAGTTACGTGCCGCAGACTTGTCCGAGCAGCCCAGATATTGAAGGGGGTAGGTGTGAATTGTCATCAACGCATAGCCGCTGTGTGATCCTTAAGCGTTAGGACAGATGTTTAGCCATGTCCGGAGCTGTCCAGGATGTTGGGTCACCGGCTTGCTGGGTCACACTGGAGCGAGTCCGACGAGGGGCCAGCGGCGCATCGGGCGGGTTTTGAAAGAGAAGCGTTAGGTGCCAATCCTGCTGACATGAACTAGCTGGGCTGCAGATATTGCTTTTCGGCCACGGCGAGCTCGTCATACCTCAGGAGCTCGAATATCTCACTGAGCGGCGCGATATGAGATTCAATGTTCGCAACGCTCTCTTGAGCTACGATGCTATCGCAGATGCGCCGCATTGCAGCTGCCGCAGCCCGCATGGAGTGATTGGCCCAGACGACTGTGGAGATGCGCGCATCACGATAGGCAGAGACTGGCGTTAGAAAGTACGTCGTCGGAACGATCACGACAGGGAGCCGGTTCCGCCACTCGGTGACAAACGAAAGCATCTCGTCCGCGGTACTCTTTCGCGAGTGAATCAAGATTGCATCGGCTCCCGCGTCGGCATAAGCGTGAGCACGCAAGATAGCTTCATTCAACCCGTGGCCGGCGATCAGCGCTTCGATCCTGGCCACGAGAACCAAATTGTCGGCGACTGCATCCTTTACAGCCCGCAGACGACCGGAGAATTCATCGATATTGGCGAGCGGATGCCGCTCACCAATGAGCGAGTTCAGCTTCGGAAAGCAGCTGTCCTCAAGCGAGATGCCGGCGGCGCCCGACTGATGAAGTTTGCGTGCGAGGAGGCGAGCATTGTTGAAATTACCGAAGCCGCCATCCCCGTCAACGAGCACAGGGAGCTCTGTCGAGTCCACGATGCGTTCGACGCTCTGGACGAGCTGGGTCCACGAGGCTTCATTGGCATCGCGATAGCCGAGCGAGCTGGCAATCGACAAACCAGAGGCCCAGAGCCCCTTGAATCCTGAGCGCTGGGCGATCGTGGCAGACAGGCCATCATGCGCTTCCATCAGAAACGAGAGCTCATCATTCGAGCAGACTTGGCCCCGAAGCATTTCAACAGGCGACTGGCGTGCACATTGACGGCCTGCCGTAGGCCGAACGGCTTGTGGTTGATGCCTCATGCCTAAATCCTGCAAGGCGATCCTCGATTGGCGTCCACGTCACGCTTCATATCGTTTTGGGGGAATGCCGATCAATGACCAGCATTGGTAGTTTTTTTGAGACGCGCAGATTTGCATAGTTGCGCAGGAGTGGCGGCGAATACAAAGCTTTCGCTATGGGGTTGATTGGGGTCCCTACAGGCTGGAAAGAGGGGCCTTGGTTACAAATGGATGACCTGGGTTCGCGAGCCTGGTCTTATTGCCCCAGGAAGAATTCTTCCACTCCTTGAGGGGGAGGAGTGCTTAGCGAAAGGGTGATATCCGCCTTACATGGAGTTGGACACAACATCGACAGCCACGATTGTCGTAATGCTGATGTCGTGTTTACGACACATGTCGCAAGCCCATCGACAGCGCTGTAGTGGGATGTCGGTTTCGCGCGAATGTCGCGGCAATCGCCGAAGAATTCGTTCTGCCTCGCCGATGCTTGCTGCCGCACTGAGTGGCATGGCACTTGCTGATGCTTCTCCTGTTCTCTCGAGTCCAGGAGAAATTCATGGCGGATGAGAAAGAGGTTGTGCTGTCGGAACGGGAAAGACAGTGCTTGCGATGGGTCGAGGAAGGGAAGTCATCCTGGGCGATCGGCGTCATTCTGAAAGTGAGCGAGAACACCGTCAACTTTCATATCAAAAATGCGATGCGAAAGCTGGAAACGTCCAGCCGGACTCAGTGCGTCGTCAAGGCGCGACGTCACCGTCTTATTGAGTAACGGCCCGATTCCGTTGCCGCTCATACAGATCTAGCCAAATGTAAGGGGCGACTGTGGCTTGCTCCGGCGGAAAGCGAAGCGAATGACGCGGCCGCGGCCGTAGAGCCATAATATCGAAGCTGTTACTATGAACCTGGGCGTGCTTCTATTTCGTCGCCGATCGTCACGGGGCTCCGTGGACCATTAGGGGAGGTGAGGTCGCAGGCTCATGACCGCTCTTGTAAGCTCGACGGCAGGTCGGATCTCTGTGTTAACGTTGTGACCGGTCCGTCCCCCTGCTGCGGCCGCGGCGGTCGTATGCGTGTCGCCAAATTGAAGAGAGGTGATCGTAGCG
The genomic region above belongs to Bradyrhizobium arachidis and contains:
- the asnB gene encoding asparagine synthase (glutamine-hydrolyzing): MTERNLARCAQTLAHRGPDASGSCVTSSFAFAHRRLAIIDPDPRSIQPFLDEEFGLTLTYNGEIYNYRDLRRDLLRRGYRFRTESDTEVLCKAFACWGIDSVKRLRGMFAFAIYDQKTATAFLVRDRLGVKPLYYACVDNGFVFASQPSAILQWPRVRAKLDPVGLSSFLSYRAVFGERTLFADVRKLQPGTWLKITAQSHEQTCWSDPAYLDDGGDCDSLETLIGSAVEEHLLPHTPVAALLSGGLDSSILAFELSRHSSQKPTCFTGIVSNDVYDESPYAVELAKSLKLAHILVRLPGATSLDVVKRLTALRGHPVGMHNEAAMYLLARAVGHSHKVLLTGEGADELFLGYSRIFRLPLDLPRQALLAALPDVIGRRARRHLGLPKFKASEFKLFLTRYTYFPQVEKLELATPAWRKKIGHDGGLIDWMNNAYHSGGATPVERIRQFFVRHHLPAPLEMVDNTTMAAGVESRVPFTDHRIVALALRMSFSEHLRWKHAFAPFQAALQPIAKFSETLDVSKAALRSLYRDRLAASVITRKKLGFPLPRRNERSTRCQHLGPGQRGSSSDRAVSRHVRGAMVWRCLLTSGSRWISTYREHPCAFGCHGRTRTKCRPVVCSRRLRRG
- a CDS encoding response regulator transcription factor, with product MADEKEVVLSERERQCLRWVEEGKSSWAIGVILKVSENTVNFHIKNAMRKLETSSRTQCVVKARRHRLIE
- the aepX gene encoding phosphoenolpyruvate mutase, with amino-acid sequence MLRGQVCSNDELSFLMEAHDGLSATIAQRSGFKGLWASGLSIASSLGYRDANEASWTQLVQSVERIVDSTELPVLVDGDGGFGNFNNARLLARKLHQSGAAGISLEDSCFPKLNSLIGERHPLANIDEFSGRLRAVKDAVADNLVLVARIEALIAGHGLNEAILRAHAYADAGADAILIHSRKSTADEMLSFVTEWRNRLPVVIVPTTYFLTPVSAYRDARISTVVWANHSMRAAAAAMRRICDSIVAQESVANIESHIAPLSEIFELLRYDELAVAEKQYLQPS
- a CDS encoding UTRA domain-containing protein, which codes for MCCASTLSYQDEIPIVIAHRYFPAKRTPGLLDKFSGANSISTALRRIGMEDYSQQWVTISARLPSAQEARLLEMSTSARVFVKESLDCSGRIPIKFGENVLCAPRTSFRFDFKEMSSAEQSLAGKPRTGKAQARKWKTSASVKV
- a CDS encoding phosphocholine cytidylyltransferase family protein codes for the protein MPLNAPKHALILAAGVGSRLRPLTDLNPKPLVQIHGTAILHNALHNLGRVGVEQVTIVVGYRKEKIQEACGSRFGGVAIKYIESPVYDRTGSAYSLWLARDALVSGDHLLLEGDVFFEENVLRQLLISEEPDAAAVAPFGELMQGSAVLLSNLGFISEFRLQQTARNLITDGPPLYKTMNLLRLSASTLRTEVVPALDDMIKAGATQAYTEELLSYLVERQGLLLAAVRCDDLRWYEIDDAEDLHTAERIFAKADV